The Xiphias gladius isolate SHS-SW01 ecotype Sanya breed wild chromosome 7, ASM1685928v1, whole genome shotgun sequence genome window below encodes:
- the or95a1 gene encoding odorant receptor 129-1, producing MQNLTERPANATSHKSLPVIIKVCVVIPVFCIFLCCIAVMLHIFASHRQFLDTSRYILFAYMLINDTVQILSSVLLFLFVIGQVKFAIVYCLPLLFISTATFQNTPLILATMSLERYVAIFYPLQCPATWRSDRIWIIILFLWLISCIFPVIDYSVGERATAVDVLSTPVLCKTSVVNSSQFQTLFKAAVSVLFFAVVAVIISFTYVRILFETRKLRQDRVSVSKAMHTVLLHGFQLLLCMLAFTHPITETLIVLHANWLPEDIAFFNYFCFMLLPRFLSPLIYGFRDQSLQSYIGKTFLCCSNKVKPRLRDKLPENSFVP from the coding sequence ATGCAGAATCTGACAGAACGTCCAGCCAACGCAACATCCCACAAAAGCCTGCCTGTGATCATCAAGGTGTGTGTGGTTATCCCCGTCTTCTGCATCTTCCTGTGCTGCATTGCCGTCATGCTGCACATCTTCGCGTCCCACAGGCAGTTCCTGGACACGTCCCGTTACATCCTGTTTGCCTACATGCTGATCAATGACACCGTCCAGATCTTGTCCTCtgtgctgctcttcctctttgtcaTTGGTCAGGTGAAATTTGCTATCGTATACTGTCTTCCTCTGCTGTTCATATCCACTGCCACTTTCCAGAACACACCCTTAATCCTGGCCACCATGTCACTGGAGCGTTACGTAGCCATCTTCTATCCCCTGCAATGCCCGGCCACCTGGCGCTCAGACCGTATCTGGATCATTATTCTGTTTCTCTGGTTAATCAGTTGTATCTTCCCTGTCATTGACTACTCCGTCGGGGAACGTGCAACTGCCGTGGACGTCCTCTCTACCCCTGTGCTTTGCAAAACGAGCGTTGTCAACTCTTCTCAGTTCCAGACATTGTTCAAAGCTGCTGTAAGTGTGCTCTTCTTTGCAGTAGTGGCTGTCATCATCTCCTTTACATACGTGAGAATCCTGTTCGAAACCAGGAAGCTGAGACAGGACCGAGTGTCTGTGAGCAAAGCCATGCACACTGTGCTGCTGCACggctttcagctgctgctgtgcatGTTGGCTTTCACTCACCCCATCACTGAAACTCTCATAGTGCTGCACGCTAACTGGCTTCCAGAAGACATCGCCTTTTTTAATTACTTCTGTTTCATGCTACTCCCGCGCTTTCTCAGCCCGCTCATTTACGGCTTTAGAGATCAGAGTCTCCAGAGCTACATTGGGAAAACATTCCTCTGCTGCTCAAACAAAGTCAAACCCCGACTCAGAGACAAACTGCCAGAGAACTCGTTTGTCCCTTGA
- the LOC120791544 gene encoding diablo homolog, mitochondrial-like isoform X1 — translation MQAVRQCSVCASRAAGGFLRNQTDISLLRTSRPALRRGTACIRALSSSDSDLFSSRKAGVQKSGKWTDTVHMSIASLSVTHGLCAVPFTQQVESLSHDSLIRRAASVVTDSSSTFLSQTTLALIDALTDYSKAVHTRIALQRRYLASLGRLTPAEEDSLQQAINGQRAEVSDRLDECKRFESSWINAVNLCKMAAEAAYTSGAEHASNTVRTNIQVAQSQVEEARKLSVGADKKLAETKVEEIQRMAEYAASLEDGEEHEVHEAYLRED, via the exons ATGCAAGCTGTTCGTCAGTGTTCAGTGTGTGCCAGCCGTGCTGCTGGGGGGTTTCTGCGAAATCAGACAGACATTTCACTGCTGCGGACCAGCAGGCCAGCGCTCAGGAGAGGAACAGCCTGCATTCGTGCCCTAAG CAGTTCTGACAGCGACCTATTCAGCAGCAGGAAGGCCGGAGTCCAGAAGTCAGGGAAATGGACAGACACTGTACACATGAGCATCGCGTCTTTAAGTGTTACCCATGGGCTTTGTGCTGTACCTTTTACACAG CAAGTGGAAAGCCTCTCTCACGACTCCCTGATCAGAAGAGCGGCCTCAGTGGTCACAGACAGTTCAAGTACTTTCCTCTCCCAGACCACCTTGGCTCTCATTGATGCCCTTACAGATTATTCAAAG GCTGTGCACACACGCATTGCTCTCCAGAGACGGTATTTGGCCTCATTGGGAAGACTGACCCCAGCAGAGGAGGATTCGCTCCAGCAGGCGATCAATGGCCAGCGTGCAGAG GTTAGCGACAGACTAGATGAATGCAAACGTTTTGAATCATCCTGGATCAATGCGGTCAACTTGTGTAAAATGGCAGCTGAGGCAGCGTACACTTCCG GAGCTGAACATGCGTCAAACACAGTGAGGACAAACATTCAGGTGGCCCAGTCGCAGGTGGAGGAGGCACGGAAACTGTCAGTGGGTGCGGATAAGAAGCTGGCCGAGACTAAAGTGGAGGAGATCCAACGGATGGCCGAATATGCCGCCTCCTTAGAGGATGGGGAGGAGCATGAGGTGCACGAAGCTTACCTACGAGAGGACTAA
- the LOC120791544 gene encoding diablo homolog, mitochondrial-like isoform X3, with product MQAVRQCSVCASRAAGGFLRNQTDISLLRTSRPALRRGTACIRALSSSDSDLFSSRKAGVQKSGKWTDTVHMSIASLSVTHGLCAVPFTQQVESLSHDSLIRRAASVVTDSSSTFLSQTTLALIDALTDYSKVSDRLDECKRFESSWINAVNLCKMAAEAAYTSGAEHASNTVRTNIQVAQSQVEEARKLSVGADKKLAETKVEEIQRMAEYAASLEDGEEHEVHEAYLRED from the exons ATGCAAGCTGTTCGTCAGTGTTCAGTGTGTGCCAGCCGTGCTGCTGGGGGGTTTCTGCGAAATCAGACAGACATTTCACTGCTGCGGACCAGCAGGCCAGCGCTCAGGAGAGGAACAGCCTGCATTCGTGCCCTAAG CAGTTCTGACAGCGACCTATTCAGCAGCAGGAAGGCCGGAGTCCAGAAGTCAGGGAAATGGACAGACACTGTACACATGAGCATCGCGTCTTTAAGTGTTACCCATGGGCTTTGTGCTGTACCTTTTACACAG CAAGTGGAAAGCCTCTCTCACGACTCCCTGATCAGAAGAGCGGCCTCAGTGGTCACAGACAGTTCAAGTACTTTCCTCTCCCAGACCACCTTGGCTCTCATTGATGCCCTTACAGATTATTCAAAG GTTAGCGACAGACTAGATGAATGCAAACGTTTTGAATCATCCTGGATCAATGCGGTCAACTTGTGTAAAATGGCAGCTGAGGCAGCGTACACTTCCG GAGCTGAACATGCGTCAAACACAGTGAGGACAAACATTCAGGTGGCCCAGTCGCAGGTGGAGGAGGCACGGAAACTGTCAGTGGGTGCGGATAAGAAGCTGGCCGAGACTAAAGTGGAGGAGATCCAACGGATGGCCGAATATGCCGCCTCCTTAGAGGATGGGGAGGAGCATGAGGTGCACGAAGCTTACCTACGAGAGGACTAA
- the LOC120791544 gene encoding diablo homolog, mitochondrial-like isoform X2 — protein sequence MQAVRQCSVCASRAAGGFLRNQTDISLLRTSRPALRRGTACIRALSSDSDLFSSRKAGVQKSGKWTDTVHMSIASLSVTHGLCAVPFTQQVESLSHDSLIRRAASVVTDSSSTFLSQTTLALIDALTDYSKAVHTRIALQRRYLASLGRLTPAEEDSLQQAINGQRAEVSDRLDECKRFESSWINAVNLCKMAAEAAYTSGAEHASNTVRTNIQVAQSQVEEARKLSVGADKKLAETKVEEIQRMAEYAASLEDGEEHEVHEAYLRED from the exons ATGCAAGCTGTTCGTCAGTGTTCAGTGTGTGCCAGCCGTGCTGCTGGGGGGTTTCTGCGAAATCAGACAGACATTTCACTGCTGCGGACCAGCAGGCCAGCGCTCAGGAGAGGAACAGCCTGCATTCGTGCCCTAAG TTCTGACAGCGACCTATTCAGCAGCAGGAAGGCCGGAGTCCAGAAGTCAGGGAAATGGACAGACACTGTACACATGAGCATCGCGTCTTTAAGTGTTACCCATGGGCTTTGTGCTGTACCTTTTACACAG CAAGTGGAAAGCCTCTCTCACGACTCCCTGATCAGAAGAGCGGCCTCAGTGGTCACAGACAGTTCAAGTACTTTCCTCTCCCAGACCACCTTGGCTCTCATTGATGCCCTTACAGATTATTCAAAG GCTGTGCACACACGCATTGCTCTCCAGAGACGGTATTTGGCCTCATTGGGAAGACTGACCCCAGCAGAGGAGGATTCGCTCCAGCAGGCGATCAATGGCCAGCGTGCAGAG GTTAGCGACAGACTAGATGAATGCAAACGTTTTGAATCATCCTGGATCAATGCGGTCAACTTGTGTAAAATGGCAGCTGAGGCAGCGTACACTTCCG GAGCTGAACATGCGTCAAACACAGTGAGGACAAACATTCAGGTGGCCCAGTCGCAGGTGGAGGAGGCACGGAAACTGTCAGTGGGTGCGGATAAGAAGCTGGCCGAGACTAAAGTGGAGGAGATCCAACGGATGGCCGAATATGCCGCCTCCTTAGAGGATGGGGAGGAGCATGAGGTGCACGAAGCTTACCTACGAGAGGACTAA
- the LOC120792211 gene encoding odorant receptor 131-2-like, with protein MAANNSLPGDDFLQQKVKLIIVQILVGIFLCINLMLIVTFFKKECFYKTTRYILFAVTLLSDSFFLFMSDFLLIMNYFVFTIQVWLCVVISVVVLLYLTVTPVTLTAMTLERYVAICMPLRHAELCSTRSALHCILIIHGLSSVPCLLILSTFFVSASLSFYKQYQICSVEMFMFYIWQQHFRSALYQFQFLIMCIIIVLSYLKIMKVAKAASGENKKSTRKGLRTVVLHGFQLLLCLIQLWCPFIEAALLQINLDLFKHVRYFNYIMFNLAPRCLSPLIYGLRDEVFFHALKDYASFGLYKRNII; from the coding sequence ATGGCTGCTAACAACTCATTGCCTGGTGACGATTTCTTGCAGCAAAAGGTCAAGCTCATTATTGTACAGATCCTGGTGGGGATTTTTCTTTGCATCAACTTGATGCTCATCgtgaccttttttaaaaaggagtgCTTCTACAAAACAACACGTTATATCTTATTTGCTGTTACATTACTGtcagatagtttttttttattcatgtcagATTTCCTGCTCATCATGAACTATTTTGTGTTTACCATTCAAGTTTGGTTGTGTGTCGTTATCTCTGTTGTGGTACTTTTGTATCTTACAGTCACACCAGTTACTCTGACAGCAATGACCCTGGAGCGCTACGTGGCCATTTGCATGCCGCTGCGCCATGCGGAGCTGTGCTCCACACGCAGCGCTCTGCACTGTATCCTCATCATTCATGGCCTCAGCTCTGTGCCCTGCCTTCTTATTCTCTCCACCTTCTTTGTATCAGCATCTCTTAGCTTCTACAAACAATATCAGATATGTTCAGTGGAgatgtttatgttttacataTGGCAGCAACATTTCAGATCAGCTTTATATCAATTCCAGTTTTTGATTATGTGTATCATCATCGTTTTGTCCTActtgaaaataatgaaagtgGCCAAAGCTGCATCAGGAGAGAATAAAAAGTCCACAAGGAAAGGGCTCAGAACAGTGGTTCTTCATGgtttccagctgctgctctgtctcatCCAGCTGTGGTGCCCATTCATAGAAGCTGCTTTACTTCAGATTAATTTGGATTTATTCAAACATGTCAGGTACTTTAACTACATAATGTTTAATCTAGCACCAAGATGTCTGAGTCCTCTCATTTATGGCCTCAGagatgaagttttttttcatgcactgaAAGACTATGCTTCCTTTGGCTTgtataaaagaaatattatttgA